A portion of the Pseudomonas koreensis genome contains these proteins:
- a CDS encoding methyl-accepting chemotaxis protein, whose amino-acid sequence MSLRNLNIAPRAFLGFAFIALLVIVLGVFAVSRMTVIRQASIDMDTNQLPSVTHLSVVTENVLRMRILSFRVLVNREPASLQEAETRIAVLVDKVRKAQTSYAALPAGPEEQAVFQTFSTTLDNYLQAQNQMIELSRKGDLEAMRALINTRIKEGTDQMGEQLNKLIGMNTAGARAAATKAGENYDSAITGIIIVAVIAALATVLLAWLLTRSIVTPLNRAVFAAQTIAGGDLSKAIEVDGKDEPARLLEALAAMQTNLRKTIEQIAGSATQLGAAAEELSAVTEEASRGLQQQNNEIEQAATAVNEMTAAVEEVARNAVSTSEASNQSTHAAREGRDQVVKTVDAIQTMTHDVLNTAQMIEGLAAQGRDIGKVLDVIRAIAEQTNLLALNAAIEAARAGEAGRGFAVVADEVRALAHRTAQSTQEIEKMVAGIQNGTGEAVSSMQQSNQRTQSTLEMARAAGVALEQITQSIHQINERNLVIASASEEQAQVSREVDRNLVNIRDLATQSAAGANQTSAATHELSRLAVDLNAMVARFVI is encoded by the coding sequence ATGTCCCTGCGTAATCTGAATATCGCGCCCCGTGCTTTCCTCGGTTTTGCCTTTATCGCCTTGCTGGTGATTGTCCTCGGCGTGTTCGCCGTCAGCCGTATGACGGTCATTCGTCAGGCGTCGATCGACATGGACACCAACCAATTGCCTAGCGTGACTCACCTCAGCGTGGTCACGGAAAACGTCCTGCGTATGCGCATCCTCTCATTCCGTGTGCTGGTCAATCGCGAACCGGCCAGCCTGCAAGAGGCAGAAACCCGCATCGCTGTGCTGGTCGACAAGGTGCGCAAAGCCCAGACCAGTTACGCCGCGCTGCCGGCAGGCCCAGAGGAGCAAGCGGTCTTCCAGACATTTTCGACCACCCTCGATAATTACCTGCAAGCGCAGAATCAGATGATTGAGCTATCGCGCAAAGGCGATCTGGAAGCGATGCGTGCGTTGATCAACACGCGCATCAAGGAAGGCACCGATCAAATGGGCGAGCAGCTCAACAAGCTGATCGGCATGAATACGGCCGGGGCCAGAGCGGCGGCCACCAAGGCTGGTGAAAACTATGACAGCGCCATCACCGGGATCATCATCGTCGCCGTGATCGCAGCGCTGGCCACCGTATTGCTCGCCTGGTTGCTGACCCGCAGCATCGTCACGCCGCTCAACCGTGCGGTCTTCGCTGCGCAAACCATTGCCGGTGGCGATCTGAGCAAAGCCATCGAAGTCGACGGCAAGGATGAACCGGCGCGCTTGCTCGAAGCCTTGGCCGCGATGCAGACCAACCTGCGTAAAACCATCGAGCAGATCGCCGGTTCTGCCACGCAACTGGGCGCCGCTGCCGAAGAACTCAGCGCCGTCACTGAAGAAGCGTCGCGCGGACTGCAACAGCAGAACAACGAAATCGAACAGGCCGCCACCGCCGTCAACGAGATGACTGCAGCAGTGGAAGAAGTGGCGCGCAACGCCGTGTCGACTTCCGAGGCCTCCAACCAGTCGACCCACGCCGCCCGCGAAGGCCGTGATCAAGTGGTGAAAACCGTCGACGCGATCCAGACCATGACCCACGACGTGCTGAACACCGCACAGATGATCGAAGGCCTCGCCGCGCAGGGCCGTGACATCGGCAAGGTGCTGGACGTGATTCGTGCCATCGCCGAGCAGACCAACCTCTTGGCGCTCAACGCTGCCATCGAAGCCGCGCGTGCCGGCGAGGCTGGCCGTGGTTTTGCTGTGGTCGCTGACGAGGTACGCGCGTTGGCCCATCGCACCGCGCAGTCGACTCAGGAAATCGAAAAAATGGTCGCCGGCATCCAGAACGGCACGGGTGAAGCGGTCTCGTCGATGCAGCAAAGCAATCAGCGTACCCAGTCCACCCTGGAAATGGCCCGCGCGGCCGGTGTGGCGCTGGAGCAGATCACCCAGTCGATCCATCAGATCAACGAACGCAATCTGGTGATTGCCAGCGCCTCGGAAGAGCAGGCCCAAGTCTCGCGCGAAGTCGATCGTAACCTGGTGAACATCCGTGATCTGGCCACACAATCGGCCGCCGGGGCCAACCAGACCAGCGCCGCGACCCATGAACTGTCGCGTCTCGCAGTGGATTTGAACGCCATGGTGGCGCGTTTCGTGATTTGA
- a CDS encoding sugar diacid recognition domain-containing protein translates to MFELDHDLAQDIVDRAMAILPYNVNVMDSQGLILGSGEPERINTRHEGAQLVLANGRVVEIDAQTAVHLKGVQPGINLPLLLDQRLIGVLGLTGEPEQLRTYAELVRMTAEMLVGQRNQQAEQQWRRQRCDDLLALLLSEAGDSPRLVDEAQQLGLKPQLTRVPCLFELGLEHGPGQTVEALSAWLTSRYPDSWCVSSAKSSLLWCRPASHNVEHDRLLEKLDGLGWKILRIAIGGQAEGLAGLRRCYRRVGDLLAYGRDVLPHSRLLTLNRYRLPVMLWRHRNDDALDELLKPLREVIAKDSNGQLLATLRSWCEHDGQSQACAEALGIHRNSLRYRMERIAELSGVDPLKLDGMLALYLGVQLLPQTDPD, encoded by the coding sequence ATGTTCGAACTCGATCACGACCTTGCCCAGGACATCGTCGACCGGGCCATGGCCATTTTGCCGTACAACGTCAATGTCATGGACAGTCAGGGCCTGATCCTCGGCAGCGGCGAACCGGAGCGCATCAACACCCGACATGAAGGCGCGCAACTGGTGCTGGCCAACGGACGTGTGGTTGAAATCGATGCGCAGACGGCGGTACACCTAAAAGGCGTGCAGCCGGGGATCAATCTGCCGCTGCTGCTCGATCAGCGTTTGATTGGCGTGCTTGGCCTCACTGGCGAGCCGGAGCAATTGCGCACCTACGCCGAACTGGTGCGCATGACCGCCGAAATGCTTGTCGGCCAGCGCAATCAGCAGGCCGAACAACAATGGCGGCGGCAGCGCTGCGATGATCTTCTGGCGTTGCTGTTGAGCGAGGCGGGGGACTCCCCGCGTCTGGTCGACGAGGCGCAGCAGCTTGGGCTCAAGCCGCAATTGACGCGGGTGCCGTGCCTGTTTGAACTGGGGCTTGAGCACGGACCGGGGCAAACCGTAGAAGCTTTGAGTGCATGGCTGACCTCGCGTTATCCCGACAGTTGGTGTGTGAGTTCGGCAAAGTCTTCGCTGCTCTGGTGTCGCCCGGCGAGCCACAACGTCGAGCATGATCGGCTGCTGGAAAAACTCGATGGCCTCGGCTGGAAAATTCTGCGCATCGCTATCGGCGGGCAGGCGGAGGGGCTGGCCGGGTTGCGTCGCTGCTATCGACGGGTCGGCGATTTGCTCGCTTATGGTCGTGACGTCCTGCCACACTCACGGCTGCTGACGCTCAATCGCTATCGCTTGCCGGTCATGTTGTGGCGCCATCGCAACGACGATGCGCTGGACGAACTGCTCAAGCCACTGCGCGAGGTCATCGCCAAGGACAGCAACGGCCAGTTGCTGGCGACCCTGCGCAGTTGGTGCGAGCACGACGGTCAGAGTCAGGCCTGCGCCGAGGCGTTGGGCATTCATCGCAACAGCCTGCGTTATCGGATGGAGCGGATTGCCGAGTTGAGCGGGGTTGATCCGTTGAAGCTGGACGGGATGCTGGCGTTGTATCTGGGGGTGCAGCTGTTGCCGCAGACGGATCCGGATTAA
- a CDS encoding glycerate kinase, with translation MKIVIAPDSFKDSLSAQGVAEAIALGLAQVWPQATLIKCPMADGGEGTVESILAACEGELRRTRVRGPLGAPVDAAWGWLPHNHTAIIEMAEASGLQLVPPGQRDACISSTFGTGELIRAALDAGAQRVILAIGGSATNDGGAGAMQALGVKLLDAQNQSLVRGGLALAQLSRLDLSGLDPRLADVRFDIAADVNNPLCGAHGASAIFGPQKGASPAQVEQLDQALGHFAELCARALGKDVRDEPGSGAAGGLGFAAKAFLGAQFQAGVEVVAELVGLAEAVNGADLVITGEGRFDAQTLRGKTPFGVARIAKQHAVPVIVIAGTLGEGYQELYQHGIDAAFAVTSGPMTLEQACAEAPRLLRERATDIARVWQLAAKR, from the coding sequence ATGAAGATCGTCATCGCCCCCGATTCGTTCAAGGACAGCCTGAGTGCCCAGGGCGTTGCCGAAGCCATCGCCCTCGGACTGGCCCAGGTCTGGCCGCAGGCGACGCTGATCAAGTGCCCGATGGCCGATGGCGGCGAAGGCACGGTCGAATCGATTCTCGCGGCCTGTGAAGGCGAGTTGCGCCGCACCCGCGTGCGCGGTCCGTTAGGCGCGCCGGTGGATGCGGCGTGGGGCTGGCTGCCGCACAACCACACCGCGATCATCGAAATGGCCGAGGCTAGCGGTCTGCAACTGGTGCCGCCGGGTCAGCGCGATGCCTGCATCAGTAGCACGTTTGGCACCGGTGAGTTGATTCGTGCAGCGCTGGATGCCGGCGCGCAACGGGTGATTCTGGCGATCGGCGGCAGCGCGACCAACGACGGCGGTGCCGGGGCGATGCAAGCGTTGGGGGTGAAATTGCTGGATGCGCAAAATCAATCGTTGGTGCGCGGCGGCCTGGCCTTGGCGCAACTGTCGCGACTCGATCTGAGTGGGCTTGATCCACGTCTGGCCGATGTGCGTTTCGACATCGCCGCCGATGTCAACAATCCGCTGTGCGGCGCTCATGGCGCCTCAGCGATTTTCGGCCCGCAGAAGGGCGCGTCGCCAGCGCAGGTTGAGCAACTCGATCAGGCGCTGGGGCACTTCGCCGAACTCTGTGCGCGGGCGTTGGGCAAGGACGTGCGCGATGAGCCGGGCAGCGGCGCGGCGGGTGGCCTGGGGTTTGCCGCCAAGGCTTTTCTCGGCGCGCAGTTTCAGGCGGGCGTCGAGGTGGTGGCGGAACTGGTCGGGCTTGCTGAGGCGGTCAACGGTGCGGATCTGGTGATCACCGGCGAAGGCCGTTTCGATGCGCAAACCTTGCGCGGCAAAACGCCGTTCGGTGTCGCGCGGATTGCCAAACAGCATGCCGTGCCGGTGATTGTGATTGCCGGAACCTTGGGCGAGGGCTATCAGGAACTCTATCAACACGGCATCGACGCCGCGTTCGCCGTTACCAGCGGACCGATGACCCTGGAACAGGCTTGCGCCGAAGCCCCACGGCTGCTGCGTGAACGCGCCACCGATATCGCTCGGGTCTGGCAACTGGCCGCCAAACGCTGA
- a CDS encoding MFS transporter — protein sequence MSQSAAATQTIDDGKNAVYKRITLRLIPFIFICYLFNYLDRVNVGFAKLQMLDALKFSETVYGLGAGIFFIGYVLCGVPSNLALTRFGPRRWIALMMITWGTLSTCLLFVTTPTEFYTLRFFTGAAEAGFFPGVVLYLSQWFPTFRRGRIMALFMSAIPVSGLLGSPFSGWILNHFAAGQGGLAGWQWMFLLQGIPTVILGALAYFLLSDSFANAKWLNAHERSVLEADHAEDLANKPKTATDSLLAVFKNPAIWAFGLIYFCIQSGVYAINFWLPSIIKNLGFSDNLVIGWLSAIPYLLAAVFMLVVGRSADLRKERRWHLVVPMLMGAVGLVIAVNFAANPAIAILGLTIATMGALTGLPMFWPVPTAMLSAGAAAGGLALINSMGQMAGFLSPYLVGWVKDSTGSTDAALYVLAAVIVGGSLLALRMTRALRA from the coding sequence ATGTCGCAGAGCGCCGCAGCTACCCAGACCATCGATGACGGTAAAAACGCCGTCTACAAACGCATCACCCTGCGTTTGATTCCCTTCATTTTCATCTGCTACCTGTTCAACTACCTCGACCGGGTCAACGTTGGCTTCGCCAAGTTGCAGATGCTCGATGCACTGAAATTCAGCGAAACCGTATACGGCCTCGGCGCCGGGATTTTCTTCATCGGCTACGTGCTGTGCGGCGTGCCGAGCAACCTGGCACTGACCCGCTTCGGCCCCCGGCGCTGGATTGCCTTGATGATGATCACCTGGGGCACGCTGTCGACCTGCCTGCTGTTCGTCACCACCCCGACGGAGTTCTACACCCTGCGCTTTTTCACCGGTGCGGCTGAAGCCGGTTTCTTCCCGGGCGTCGTGCTGTATCTCTCGCAGTGGTTCCCGACCTTCCGTCGTGGTCGGATCATGGCGTTGTTCATGTCGGCAATCCCGGTGTCCGGTTTGCTCGGCAGCCCGTTTTCCGGCTGGATCCTCAACCACTTCGCCGCCGGCCAGGGTGGTCTTGCCGGCTGGCAGTGGATGTTCCTGCTGCAAGGTATTCCGACCGTGATCCTCGGTGCGCTGGCGTATTTCCTGTTGAGCGACAGCTTCGCCAATGCCAAATGGCTGAACGCCCACGAACGTTCGGTGCTCGAAGCCGACCATGCCGAAGACCTCGCCAACAAACCGAAAACCGCGACCGACTCGCTGCTCGCGGTGTTCAAGAACCCGGCGATCTGGGCCTTCGGCCTGATCTATTTCTGCATCCAGAGCGGCGTGTACGCGATCAACTTCTGGCTGCCGTCGATCATCAAGAACCTCGGCTTCAGCGATAACCTGGTGATCGGCTGGCTGAGTGCGATTCCCTATCTGCTCGCAGCGGTGTTCATGCTGGTCGTCGGCCGCTCGGCGGACTTGCGCAAAGAGCGCCGCTGGCACTTGGTGGTGCCGATGCTGATGGGTGCTGTCGGTCTGGTGATCGCAGTGAATTTTGCGGCGAATCCGGCGATTGCGATTCTTGGTCTGACGATCGCAACCATGGGCGCACTGACCGGCCTGCCGATGTTCTGGCCGGTGCCGACGGCGATGCTGAGCGCGGGCGCGGCGGCTGGCGGTCTGGCGTTGATCAACTCGATGGGGCAGATGGCGGGGTTCTTGAGCCCGTACCTGGTGGGTTGGGTCAAGGACAGCACTGGCTCGACCGATGCGGCACTGTATGTGCTGGCGGCGGTGATTGTCGGCGGGAGTCTGTTGGCGTTGCGGATGACGCGGGCGTTGCGGGCTTAA
- the rarD gene encoding EamA family transporter RarD, whose amino-acid sequence MSKGIALSVSASVLFAVMYYYTSLLTPLSGVEIFGWRMLLTVPCMTLFMLVSGEWRRVLELIRLMAARPKLIAGLLISSALLGVQLWLFMWAPLNGYSLDVSLGYFLLPLAMVLTGRIAYGESLSYLQKIAVFFASLGVLNELYQVGGFSWATLVVVVGYPLYFVLRKYLKTDNLGGLWVDMTLMLPVAYWFVQGGEQGLAVFDQYPALMWLIPLLGLISASALVVYIIASRLLPFSLFGLLSYVEPVLLLAVALLLGESIKSGEWLTYIPIWLAVVVLVFEGFKHLTRQRRS is encoded by the coding sequence TTGTCTAAAGGTATCGCTTTATCGGTTTCAGCCTCGGTGCTGTTTGCCGTCATGTATTACTACACGTCGCTGCTGACGCCTCTGAGCGGTGTGGAAATCTTCGGCTGGCGGATGCTCCTGACCGTTCCGTGCATGACCTTGTTCATGCTGGTGTCCGGGGAATGGCGGCGGGTACTGGAGCTGATCCGGTTGATGGCGGCCAGACCGAAGCTGATCGCCGGGCTGCTGATTTCCTCCGCCCTGCTCGGCGTGCAGCTGTGGCTGTTCATGTGGGCACCGCTCAATGGCTACAGCCTGGATGTATCGCTGGGCTATTTCCTGTTGCCCCTGGCGATGGTGCTGACCGGGCGGATTGCCTATGGCGAGAGCCTGTCTTACCTGCAGAAAATCGCCGTGTTTTTCGCCAGCCTTGGCGTGTTGAACGAGTTGTATCAGGTTGGCGGATTTTCCTGGGCGACGCTGGTGGTCGTGGTCGGCTATCCGCTGTATTTCGTGCTGCGCAAATACCTGAAAACCGACAACCTCGGTGGGCTGTGGGTCGACATGACCCTGATGCTGCCGGTCGCCTACTGGTTTGTGCAGGGCGGTGAACAAGGGCTGGCAGTGTTCGATCAATACCCGGCGTTGATGTGGCTGATTCCGCTGCTCGGCCTGATCAGTGCTTCGGCGCTGGTGGTGTACATCATCGCCAGCCGCTTGCTGCCGTTCAGTCTGTTTGGGTTGTTGAGTTATGTGGAACCGGTGTTGTTGCTTGCAGTGGCATTGTTGCTCGGGGAAAGCATCAAGTCCGGAGAATGGCTGACCTATATACCGATCTGGCTGGCGGTGGTGGTGCTGGTTTTCGAGGGCTTCAAGCATTTGACGCGCCAACGCCGCTCCTGA